Proteins co-encoded in one Kutzneria chonburiensis genomic window:
- a CDS encoding glycoside hydrolase family 3 protein, protein MATAAPGAADAQPDQVSAALHGMTLAEKVGQLFMTYGYGPTADTVDARNQTEFGVDTPAQLVQKYHLGGVIYFAWSDNVQNPTQIAGLSNGLQKAAISSGAHIPLLISTDQEEGLVTRIGAPATTFPGSMALGASRSTANAEQAATITGRELRAMGINMNNAPDSDVNVNPANPVIGVRSFGSDPTLVSNMVSAQVKGYQQSVATTAKHFPGHGDAATDSHTGLPVIDHDKATWEQIDAPPFRAAIKAGTDVIMSAHIVFPKIDPSGDPSTLSPTVLTGMLRDELGYRGMVITDSLQMAGVRQKYTDAEIPVKALQAGADMLLMPQNVGTAVNAVINAVRTGQLSERRIDQSVARILAVKLRRGVLFNPFTDVNAVAKKVGTTTSLATAQRITDSTVTVLSNGGTLPLKAKSVLVTGWGVTTTQTLADALTAQGIPASKTATDYDAIVVTTNGAAADPAQQQRVRDLVATGKPVIAVGVGNPYDPGAIPEAHTWIDTYSYTAVSMRSLARVIAGAVAPQGKLPVDIPNSYSFGTGLTW, encoded by the coding sequence ATGGCCACCGCAGCCCCGGGCGCCGCCGACGCCCAACCCGACCAGGTCAGCGCCGCGCTGCACGGCATGACCCTGGCCGAGAAGGTCGGCCAGCTGTTCATGACCTACGGCTACGGCCCGACCGCGGACACGGTGGATGCCCGCAACCAGACGGAGTTCGGCGTCGACACGCCGGCCCAGCTGGTGCAGAAGTACCACCTGGGCGGCGTCATCTACTTCGCGTGGTCGGACAACGTGCAGAACCCGACCCAGATCGCCGGGCTGTCCAACGGCCTACAGAAGGCGGCCATCTCCTCCGGCGCGCACATCCCGCTGCTGATCTCCACCGACCAGGAAGAAGGCCTGGTCACGAGGATCGGTGCGCCGGCGACCACCTTCCCCGGCAGCATGGCCTTGGGCGCCAGCCGAAGCACCGCCAACGCCGAGCAGGCAGCCACCATCACGGGCCGTGAGCTGCGGGCCATGGGCATCAACATGAACAACGCGCCGGATTCCGACGTGAACGTGAACCCGGCCAACCCGGTGATCGGCGTGCGGTCCTTCGGCTCGGACCCGACCCTGGTCTCGAACATGGTGTCCGCGCAGGTCAAGGGCTATCAGCAGAGTGTGGCCACGACGGCAAAGCACTTCCCCGGGCACGGCGACGCGGCCACCGACAGCCACACCGGGCTGCCGGTCATCGACCACGACAAGGCCACCTGGGAGCAGATCGACGCGCCGCCGTTCCGGGCCGCCATCAAGGCCGGCACGGACGTGATCATGAGTGCGCACATCGTGTTTCCGAAGATCGACCCGTCCGGCGATCCGTCGACGCTGTCGCCGACCGTGCTCACCGGCATGCTGCGCGACGAGCTCGGATACCGCGGCATGGTGATCACCGACTCGCTGCAGATGGCCGGCGTCCGGCAGAAGTACACCGACGCCGAGATCCCGGTGAAGGCGTTGCAGGCCGGCGCGGACATGCTGCTGATGCCGCAGAACGTCGGCACCGCCGTCAATGCGGTGATCAACGCCGTGCGGACGGGGCAGCTGTCGGAGCGGCGGATCGACCAGAGCGTGGCCCGCATCCTGGCCGTGAAGTTGCGACGGGGCGTGCTGTTCAACCCGTTCACCGACGTCAACGCCGTGGCCAAGAAGGTCGGCACGACAACGAGTCTGGCCACCGCGCAGCGCATCACCGACTCGACGGTCACCGTGCTGAGCAATGGCGGCACGCTGCCGCTGAAGGCGAAGTCCGTGCTGGTCACGGGGTGGGGCGTGACGACGACCCAGACGCTGGCCGATGCCCTGACCGCCCAAGGGATTCCGGCCAGCAAGACCGCCACCGACTATGACGCGATCGTGGTGACGACCAACGGCGCCGCGGCGGATCCGGCGCAGCAGCAACGGGTTCGCGATCTGGTCGCGACCGGCAAGCCGGTGATCGCCGTCGGCGTCGGCAATCCGTACGACCCGGGCGCGATTCCCGAGGCCCACACATGGATCGACACCTACTCGTACACCGCGGTGTCGATGCGATCGCTGGCCCGGGTGATCGCCGGCGCGGTCGCGCCGCAGGGCAAGCTGCCCGTGGACATCCCGAACTCGTACTCCTTCGGCACGGGACTGACCTGGTGA
- a CDS encoding MurR/RpiR family transcriptional regulator, with translation MAPAKSASEISEASPLVRIRSLLPGLARAEQRVAKVVLDNPQVVAHRSITEVAEAAGTSETTVTRFCKAIGVGGYPELRIALAADTARTAARIDRDLGSDIAPTDDLSQVVGKVAFADARAVEETADQLEIPTLSAVVDAVASAGRVDVYGVGASAFVAADLQQKLHRIGRVSFAWSDTHIMLTSAAVLSEGDVAFGISHTGATADTVEALRVARERGATTVALTNFPRSPISEVADHVLTTAARETTFRSGAMASRIAQLTVIDCLFIGVAQKHLDSARNALESTYEAVGGHRLGPRPDGRRKARETGK, from the coding sequence GTGGCACCCGCCAAGTCAGCCAGTGAGATCAGCGAGGCGAGCCCGCTGGTCCGGATCCGTTCGCTGCTGCCCGGTCTGGCCCGCGCCGAGCAGCGCGTGGCCAAGGTCGTGCTCGACAACCCCCAGGTCGTCGCGCACCGCAGCATCACAGAGGTCGCCGAGGCGGCCGGCACGAGCGAGACCACGGTGACCCGGTTCTGCAAGGCGATCGGCGTCGGGGGCTACCCCGAGTTGCGCATCGCCCTTGCCGCCGACACCGCGCGGACCGCCGCCCGCATCGACCGCGACCTGGGCAGCGACATCGCGCCCACCGACGACCTGTCGCAGGTGGTCGGCAAGGTCGCGTTTGCCGATGCGCGTGCCGTCGAAGAGACGGCCGACCAGCTGGAGATCCCGACCTTGAGCGCCGTCGTGGACGCCGTCGCCAGTGCCGGACGGGTCGACGTGTACGGGGTCGGCGCAAGCGCTTTCGTCGCCGCCGACCTCCAGCAGAAGCTGCACCGCATAGGGCGTGTCAGCTTCGCGTGGAGCGACACCCACATCATGCTGACCTCCGCCGCCGTGCTGTCCGAGGGCGACGTCGCCTTCGGCATCTCGCACACCGGCGCGACCGCCGACACCGTCGAAGCGCTTCGGGTGGCGCGGGAGCGCGGCGCCACCACCGTGGCTCTCACAAACTTCCCTCGGTCGCCCATCTCAGAGGTCGCTGACCACGTGCTGACCACCGCCGCGCGGGAGACCACCTTCCGCTCCGGTGCGATGGCCAGCCGGATCGCCCAGCTCACCGTCATCGACTGCCTGTTCATCGGCGTCGCGCAGAAACACCTCGACAGCGCGCGTAACGCGTTGGAGTCCACCTACGAGGCTGTGGGCGGACATCGACTCGGTCCGCGTCCCGACGGCCGCCGGAAGGCACGGGAGACAGGTAAATGA
- a CDS encoding serine hydrolase domain-containing protein, with product MRIRALALPAVLVLAFAVTASADAGPNSARFDRPYPGFAPAGTVLRAGSPAQAGLNAAPIDAFNRQLAAWVPSIYPGATALLAHNGVVVDRTATGEAVKFQDATTQLPPDQQVPARTDTIYDLASLSKLFTSIVAVQQLEAGRIALDTPVAHYLPEFATNGKADITIEQLLTHTSGLIPDPIPSLWAGYPDIPSREKAILDTTPSAAPGTQYVYSDLNMLTMQLVLQQVTGKKLDELVRTGITEPLHMVDTGYNPPASKLSRIAATEYEVSPPRGMVRGSVHDENAWAMGGVAGHAGVFSTADDLAVLAQAILNGGVYRGHRILSEHGVHLMQVNFNQKFPDDSHGLGFELDQIWYMGGLSGPDTMGHTGFTGTSLVIDPRSRSFAILLTNRVHPTRNTPSTNGARRAAAQALAQAMSVQAPDGGRSWFSGQGGGSTSTLTTGTLHGSVRVSFEAFVNTETTDLLTLEASTDGGTTWTAVPLTVRGRSGPQMSPQMSLSGQSSRSWQQVRAQVSNPSNDLMLRWRYTTDPSYEGRGVNVADIELSCGRTTFTPVGWQLT from the coding sequence ATGCGGATTCGTGCCCTCGCCCTGCCGGCCGTGCTCGTGCTGGCGTTCGCCGTGACCGCGAGCGCGGATGCCGGGCCGAACTCGGCCCGCTTCGACCGGCCCTACCCGGGCTTCGCGCCGGCCGGCACGGTCCTGCGCGCCGGTTCGCCGGCCCAGGCCGGGCTCAACGCGGCCCCGATCGACGCGTTCAACAGGCAGCTCGCCGCGTGGGTCCCGTCGATCTATCCCGGCGCCACGGCGTTGTTGGCGCACAACGGTGTTGTCGTCGACCGCACGGCGACCGGCGAGGCCGTGAAGTTCCAGGACGCGACCACTCAGCTGCCGCCGGATCAGCAGGTGCCGGCCCGAACCGACACCATCTACGACCTCGCGTCACTGTCCAAGCTGTTCACGTCGATCGTGGCCGTGCAGCAGCTGGAGGCCGGCCGGATCGCGCTGGACACGCCAGTCGCGCACTACCTGCCCGAGTTCGCCACCAACGGCAAGGCCGACATCACCATCGAGCAGCTGCTGACCCACACCTCCGGACTGATCCCCGACCCGATTCCGTCGCTGTGGGCCGGCTATCCGGACATCCCGTCGCGGGAGAAGGCGATCCTGGACACGACGCCATCGGCCGCGCCGGGCACCCAGTACGTGTACTCCGACCTGAACATGCTGACCATGCAGCTGGTGTTGCAGCAGGTCACCGGCAAGAAGCTGGACGAGCTCGTGCGTACGGGCATCACCGAGCCGCTGCACATGGTCGACACCGGCTACAACCCGCCGGCGTCCAAGCTGAGCCGGATCGCCGCGACGGAGTACGAGGTCTCCCCGCCGCGAGGCATGGTGCGCGGGTCCGTGCACGACGAGAACGCGTGGGCGATGGGCGGTGTCGCCGGGCACGCCGGCGTCTTCTCCACGGCCGATGACCTGGCCGTATTGGCCCAGGCCATCCTCAACGGCGGCGTGTACCGCGGGCACCGGATCCTCAGCGAGCACGGCGTGCACCTGATGCAGGTCAACTTCAACCAGAAGTTCCCCGACGACTCGCACGGGCTGGGCTTCGAGCTGGACCAGATCTGGTACATGGGCGGCCTGTCCGGCCCGGACACCATGGGGCACACCGGGTTCACCGGCACGTCGCTGGTGATCGACCCGCGGTCGCGCTCGTTCGCCATCCTGCTGACCAACCGTGTGCACCCGACCCGCAACACGCCCAGCACCAACGGCGCCCGTCGTGCGGCGGCGCAGGCATTGGCGCAGGCCATGTCCGTACAGGCGCCGGACGGCGGCCGGTCGTGGTTCTCCGGGCAGGGCGGCGGGTCGACCAGCACGTTGACCACCGGGACGCTGCACGGGTCGGTGCGGGTGTCGTTCGAGGCTTTCGTCAACACCGAGACGACGGATCTGCTGACGTTGGAGGCCAGCACGGACGGCGGCACCACCTGGACCGCCGTGCCGCTCACGGTGCGTGGTCGCAGCGGCCCCCAGATGTCCCCCCAGATGTCACTGTCGGGACAGTCCAGCCGGTCCTGGCAGCAGGTTCGGGCACAGGTGTCGAATCCGTCGAACGATCTGATGCTGCGGTGGCGTTACACAACCGACCCCTCATACGAAGGAAGGGGCGTGAACGTGGCCGACATCGAGCTGAGCTGCGGCCGCACCACGTTCACACCGGTCGGTTGGCAGCTGACGTAA
- the murQ gene encoding N-acetylmuramic acid 6-phosphate etherase, whose product MTLPQPRESIVRVDSPTEQRNPATEGIDRLPTVDVLRMINSEDRLVPGAVADVLPQVARAVDHAVATLRSGGRVHYVGAGTSGRLATLDAAELMPTFNTPADWFVAHHAGGATALRVAVENAEDDFDAGAAEIRDAARPTDVVFGITASGRTPFVLGALAAGNEVGARTVLLSANPGAVPSVPLDVLIAVSTGPEVIAGSTRMKAGTAQKLVLNAFSTAVMIKLGRTYSNLMVSMRATNAKLRGRTLRILREATGLDEAECTAALLEADGDLKVALVRLLAGIDSVQAAEALTATGGHVRNALVALGAAAS is encoded by the coding sequence ATGACGTTGCCGCAGCCACGTGAGTCGATCGTGCGAGTCGATTCCCCCACCGAGCAGCGCAACCCCGCGACCGAGGGGATTGACAGACTGCCCACGGTGGACGTGCTGCGGATGATCAACAGCGAGGACCGCCTGGTGCCCGGCGCCGTCGCCGACGTGCTGCCGCAGGTCGCGCGGGCCGTCGACCACGCCGTCGCCACCCTGCGGTCCGGCGGTCGCGTGCACTACGTCGGCGCCGGCACGTCCGGGCGGTTGGCCACGCTCGACGCCGCCGAGCTCATGCCCACGTTCAACACCCCCGCCGACTGGTTCGTCGCCCACCACGCCGGCGGCGCCACCGCGCTGCGGGTGGCCGTCGAGAACGCCGAGGACGACTTCGACGCCGGCGCCGCCGAGATCCGTGACGCCGCTCGGCCCACCGACGTCGTCTTCGGGATCACCGCTTCCGGCCGCACCCCGTTCGTGCTCGGCGCGCTGGCCGCCGGCAACGAGGTCGGCGCGCGGACCGTGCTCCTGTCCGCCAACCCCGGCGCTGTCCCGTCCGTGCCCCTCGACGTCCTCATCGCCGTCAGCACCGGTCCCGAGGTCATCGCCGGGTCCACGCGGATGAAGGCCGGCACCGCCCAGAAGCTCGTGCTCAACGCCTTCTCCACGGCCGTGATGATCAAGCTTGGGCGTACCTACTCCAACCTCATGGTCAGCATGCGGGCGACCAACGCCAAGCTGCGCGGCCGGACCCTGCGGATCCTGCGCGAGGCCACCGGTCTGGACGAGGCGGAGTGCACCGCTGCGCTGCTTGAGGCCGACGGGGATTTGAAGGTGGCGCTGGTGCGCCTGTTGGCCGGCATCGACTCCGTACAGGCGGCCGAGGCTTTGACTGCCACCGGCGGTCACGTCAGGAATGCGCTGGTGGCATTGGGAGCTGCGGCGAGCTGA
- a CDS encoding DUF1343 domain-containing protein, with product MSLSRRGFLAASALTAAVPAVPALPEQKRLNGADILAAEGYKRLRGRKVGVLTNPTGVLADLTHLVDDMVANQVRPVAVFGPEHGFRGTAQAGGSEGDYTDPRTGIPVYDAYNVTVDKLAAMYRKAGVDTVVFDIANVGARFYTYTWTMFIAMEAAAATGASFMVLDRPNPIGGQAYGPQLDPKFATLVGLKPIVQQPGMTVGELARLFDAEFLTTRLSRLEIVKCTGWRRNDLFSGQWVPPSPNMPTADTALLYPGTCLFEGTLLSEGRGTCRPFETIGAPGIDWHWAERLNSLGLPGIEFREAYFVPTFSKFVNQTCGGVQAHLTDRPRVDAIRTAVSMIVTARELYPKVFGWRPDNWVDNLSGSARLRSMVDAGAGVDDVVGAWAAELAAFRRDRIRYLLYR from the coding sequence GTGAGCCTGTCCCGCCGGGGTTTCCTCGCCGCGTCGGCGCTGACCGCGGCCGTACCGGCCGTGCCGGCACTGCCGGAACAAAAACGCCTCAACGGCGCGGACATTCTCGCCGCCGAGGGCTACAAGCGATTGCGCGGCCGCAAGGTCGGCGTGCTCACGAACCCGACCGGCGTGCTGGCCGATCTCACGCATCTGGTCGACGACATGGTGGCCAACCAGGTCCGCCCGGTCGCCGTTTTCGGGCCGGAGCACGGCTTCCGCGGCACCGCCCAGGCCGGCGGATCCGAGGGTGACTACACGGATCCGCGGACCGGGATTCCGGTCTACGACGCGTACAACGTCACCGTCGACAAGCTGGCGGCCATGTACCGCAAGGCCGGCGTGGACACCGTGGTGTTCGACATCGCCAACGTCGGCGCGCGGTTCTACACCTATACCTGGACGATGTTCATCGCCATGGAGGCGGCCGCCGCGACCGGGGCGTCGTTCATGGTGCTGGACCGGCCGAATCCCATCGGCGGCCAGGCGTACGGGCCGCAGCTGGACCCGAAGTTCGCCACCCTCGTCGGGTTGAAGCCGATCGTGCAGCAGCCCGGCATGACCGTCGGCGAGCTGGCCCGGCTGTTCGACGCCGAGTTCCTGACGACCCGGCTGAGCCGCCTGGAGATCGTCAAATGCACGGGATGGCGGCGAAACGACCTGTTCAGCGGGCAGTGGGTGCCGCCGAGCCCGAACATGCCGACCGCCGACACGGCACTGCTCTATCCCGGCACCTGTCTGTTCGAGGGCACGCTGCTGTCCGAGGGCCGCGGCACGTGCCGGCCGTTCGAGACGATCGGCGCCCCCGGCATCGACTGGCATTGGGCTGAGCGACTGAACTCGCTGGGGCTGCCCGGGATCGAGTTCCGCGAGGCCTACTTCGTGCCGACGTTCAGCAAGTTCGTCAACCAGACGTGTGGCGGCGTGCAGGCGCACCTGACCGACCGGCCGCGCGTCGACGCCATCCGCACCGCCGTCTCGATGATCGTGACGGCCCGCGAGTTGTACCCGAAAGTGTTCGGTTGGCGGCCGGACAACTGGGTCGACAACCTCAGCGGCTCGGCGCGTCTGCGCAGCATGGTGGACGCGGGCGCCGGTGTCGACGACGTCGTGGGCGCATGGGCGGCCGAGCTCGCCGCCTTCCGCCGAGATCGCATCCGGTATCTGCTGTACAGATGA